From Deinococcus multiflagellatus, the proteins below share one genomic window:
- a CDS encoding bifunctional diguanylate cyclase/phosphodiesterase, whose translation MPDALQKVLDLLDRGELEAAHTALASLSAADLPYARGEYHKAAGDLAQAQQEFEQARETATLRGDLAAQARSLVQLAHLHHLQLDSQKALRLLQEAAQLRARLGDTVGRVNVLCNIAGICLSLNDDYQAMLALQEAQTALDQMPASELPLAAELHFLNTLARALTSQGKLDEAAHQYRRCLERARGAGAASALFLAAINLGDVYLRGERYAECVALLEPLIQEPELPSLPDMQAYVQLNLAQALFHLGHTGARACAEQAQATFAGVHDPDGVMATQLLLARIYQEAGEQGLARAAAAQALELARADRRKQVELDALNILAELTETEHPAQAVAYLRQVLALQSELNAASQDQHLRELTAQAALDSAQRRAAYEQTLRLQAEETVQRQLQELERGRLYDPLTGLPNRVMLRAQLDQQVERAGRQGSEFLLVSADLNRFQLVNDAYGQDAADEVLRVVAGRLRAALQDDEMVARVGGDEFALLLLGRRADGTLDQRLAQALDALNAPVPVGGHPIRMSWSVGAAHWPSDAREPEALRQASELALNDAKAQGEACVAYDHRAHAHAGLEGALARALERGEFELHVQPMIDVRSRRAVCAEALLRWRSAEHGLQSPGIFMPILERSGQIVEVGAWVLQAACAQAAHWGGTRVAVNLSAQQFAHADLRGVVRAALESSGLPPECLELEITESLMMQSPERAARLLAGLQADGVRVMLDDFGTGYSSLGYLARFPLSGIKIDRGFVTALQEQPDGRDAAIVRAMVGLSRDLGLELVAEGVETLRQVDLLTALGVHVMQGYYFARPAANWRPPTP comes from the coding sequence ATGCCAGACGCGCTGCAGAAAGTGCTCGATCTTCTCGACAGAGGAGAGTTGGAGGCCGCGCACACCGCGCTGGCCTCGCTTTCTGCCGCCGATCTCCCGTACGCCAGGGGTGAATACCACAAGGCGGCCGGCGACCTGGCCCAGGCCCAGCAGGAGTTTGAACAGGCCCGCGAGACCGCGACCCTACGTGGCGACCTGGCCGCCCAGGCGCGCAGCCTGGTGCAACTGGCCCACCTGCACCACCTGCAGCTGGACAGTCAGAAAGCCCTGCGCCTGCTGCAGGAAGCCGCCCAGTTGCGCGCCCGGCTGGGCGACACGGTGGGCCGGGTGAACGTGCTATGTAATATCGCGGGCATCTGCCTGAGCCTGAACGATGACTATCAGGCCATGCTGGCGCTGCAGGAAGCCCAGACAGCCCTGGACCAGATGCCCGCCAGCGAGCTTCCCCTGGCGGCCGAACTGCATTTCCTGAACACCCTGGCCCGGGCCCTGACCTCGCAGGGTAAGCTGGACGAGGCGGCCCACCAGTACCGGCGTTGCCTAGAACGGGCGCGGGGCGCGGGGGCCGCCAGCGCGCTGTTTCTGGCGGCCATCAATTTGGGCGACGTGTACCTGAGAGGAGAGCGGTACGCCGAATGTGTGGCGCTGCTTGAACCCCTGATTCAGGAACCCGAACTGCCCAGTCTGCCGGACATGCAGGCGTACGTGCAGCTGAATCTGGCGCAGGCCCTGTTTCATCTGGGGCATACGGGGGCCCGTGCCTGCGCCGAGCAGGCCCAGGCCACCTTTGCAGGGGTTCATGATCCCGACGGGGTGATGGCCACCCAGTTGCTGCTGGCGCGCATTTACCAGGAGGCGGGCGAGCAGGGCCTCGCCCGCGCCGCTGCGGCCCAGGCCCTGGAACTGGCGAGGGCGGACCGCCGTAAGCAGGTGGAGCTGGACGCCCTGAACATTCTGGCTGAGCTAACCGAGACCGAGCACCCCGCGCAGGCGGTGGCCTACCTGCGGCAGGTGCTGGCCCTGCAGAGTGAACTGAACGCCGCTTCCCAAGACCAGCACCTGCGCGAGCTGACGGCGCAGGCCGCCCTGGACAGCGCCCAGCGGCGCGCCGCCTACGAACAGACGCTGCGCCTGCAGGCCGAGGAAACGGTGCAGCGCCAGCTGCAGGAACTGGAACGCGGGCGGCTGTACGACCCGCTGACCGGCCTGCCCAACCGGGTCATGCTGCGCGCGCAGCTGGACCAGCAGGTGGAACGCGCCGGGCGTCAGGGCTCTGAATTTCTGCTGGTGTCGGCGGACCTCAACCGCTTTCAGCTGGTGAACGACGCCTATGGCCAGGACGCGGCCGACGAGGTGCTGCGGGTGGTCGCCGGACGACTGCGCGCGGCGCTGCAGGACGACGAGATGGTGGCGCGGGTGGGCGGCGACGAATTCGCCTTGCTGCTGCTGGGCCGCCGCGCCGACGGCACCCTGGATCAGCGGCTGGCGCAGGCCCTGGACGCCCTGAACGCCCCGGTGCCGGTGGGGGGCCACCCTATCCGGATGTCGTGGAGCGTGGGCGCGGCGCACTGGCCCAGCGACGCCCGCGAACCCGAGGCGCTGCGCCAGGCCTCCGAGCTGGCGCTGAACGACGCTAAGGCACAAGGTGAAGCCTGCGTGGCCTACGACCACCGGGCCCATGCCCACGCGGGCCTGGAAGGCGCGCTGGCCCGCGCACTGGAGCGCGGCGAGTTTGAGTTGCACGTTCAGCCGATGATAGATGTGCGCTCGAGGCGGGCGGTGTGCGCCGAGGCCCTGCTGCGCTGGCGCAGCGCCGAACACGGCCTGCAGAGTCCGGGCATCTTCATGCCTATTCTGGAACGCAGTGGCCAGATCGTCGAAGTAGGAGCCTGGGTGCTGCAGGCCGCCTGCGCCCAGGCGGCGCACTGGGGCGGGACGCGGGTGGCGGTGAACCTCTCAGCGCAGCAGTTTGCCCACGCCGATCTGCGCGGCGTGGTGCGTGCGGCGCTTGAGAGCAGCGGCCTGCCGCCTGAGTGCCTGGAACTGGAAATTACCGAGAGCCTGATGATGCAGTCCCCTGAACGCGCCGCCCGGCTGCTGGCCGGGTTGCAGGCCGACGGCGTGCGGGTCATGCTTGACGACTTTGGCACCGGCTACAGCAGCCTGGGCTATCTGGCGCGCTTTCCCCTCAGCGGCATCAAGATTGACCGGGGGTTTGTGACGGCCCTGCAGGAGCAGCCAGATGGCCGCGACGCAGCGATTGTGCGGGCGATGGTGGGCCTGAGCCGCGACCTGGGCCTGGAACTGGTGGCCGAAGGGGTGGAAACCCTGCGGCAGGTGGACCTGCTGACTGCGCTGGGCGTGCATGTGATGCAGGGGTATTACTTTGCGCGTCCTGCCGCCAACTGGCGCCCGCCCACGCCGTAG